From Pseudomonas sp. AN-1:
CGCTCGTTGGCTTCGACTATCACGGGATGAAGCCCACGATGCAGGTGCAGGTCGGTGATCGAGTCAAACTCGGCCAGGTCCTGTTCTCCGACAAGAAGACCCCCGGGGTGAACTACACCGCGCCAGCCGCCGGTGTGGTGAGCGCCATCCACCGCGGCGAGCAGCGCGTGCTGCAGTCCGTGGTCATCGACGTGGATGGCGACGAGCAGCTTACTTTCGCCAGCTACCCGGCCGGCCAACTGGCCAGCCTCGACGCGGCCCAAGTGCGTGACAACCTGCAGGCCTCCGGCCTGTGGACCGCCCTGCGCAGCCGCCCGTACAGCAAGGTGCCGGCGGTCGACGCCGTGCCCAGCTCGATCTTCGTCAGCGCCATCGATACCAATCCGCTGGCCGCCGATCCGGCGGTGATCATCGGCGAACATGCGGCGGACTTCGAGAGCGGCCTCAAGGTGCTGGCGCGCCTGGCCAAGGTGTTCCTGTGCAAGGCCGAAGGCGTCAGCCTGGCCGGCGAGGGCACTGCCGGGGTGACCACCGAGAGCTTCGCCGGGCCGCATCCGGCCGGCCTGCCCGGCACCCACATCCACTTCCTCGATCCGGTCAGCGCGACCAAGAGCGTGTGGACCATCAACTACCAGGACGTCATCGCCGTCGGCAAGCTGTTCACCAGCGGCCGGCTGTGGGTCGAGCGCGTGGTCGCCCTGGCCGGTCCGGTGGTGGACAAGCCGCGCCTGGTGTGCACCCGCCTGGGCGCCAGCCTGCAGGAGCTGACTGCCGGCGAGCTGCAGTCCGGCCACAACCGGGTGATTTCCGGCTCGGTGTTCGGTGGCCGCACTTCGCGCGGCGCCTGCGCCTACCTCGGTCGCTACCATCTGCAGGTGTCCTGCCTGCGCGAGGGCAACGACCGCGAGATGCTGCACTACCTGCGCGCCGGGGTGAACAAGCACTCGGTGCTCAACGTGTTCGTCTCCAAGCTGATGGGCGACAGGAAGTTCCCGTTCAGCACCACCACCAACGGCAGCCCGCGCGCCATGGTGCCGGTGGGCAACTACGAGGAAGTGATGCCGCTGGACATCCTCGCCACCCAGCTGCTGCGCTACCTGATCGTCGGTGACACCGAGATGGCGCAGAAGCTCGGCTGCCTGGAGCTGGACGAGGAAGACCTGGCGCTGTGCAGCTACGTCTGCGCCGGCAAGTACGAATACGGCCCGATCCTGCGGGATAACCTGAATCGCATCGAGAAGGAGGGTTGACCATGGGAATGCGTGATTTCCTCGACAAGATCGAGCACAACTTCGAGAAGGGCGGCAAGTACGAGAAGTGGTACGCCCTCTACGAGGCCGTGGACACCTTCTTCTATCGCCCCGGCAGCGTGACCAAGACCACCGCCCACGTGCGCGACGGCATCGACCTCAAGCGCATGATGATCACCGTCTGGCTGTGCACCTTCCCGGCGATGTTCTTCGGCATGTGGAACGTCGGCCACCAGGCCAACCTGGTCTTCGCCCAGAGCCCCGAGCTGCTGGCGGCGCAGGATGGCTGGCGCTTCAGCCTGATCGGCGCGCTGGCCGGCTTCGACCCGGGCAGCCTGTGGGACTGCTTCATCCAGGGCGCGGCCTGGTTCCTGCCGATCTACCTGGTGACTTTCATCGTCGGCGGCTTCTGGGAAGTGCTGTTCGCTTCCATCCGTCGCCACGAGGTCAACGAAGGCTTCTTCGTCACCTCGGTGCTGTTCGCCCTGATCCTGCCGCCGACCATCCCGCTGTGGCAGGTCGCGCTGGGCATCAGCTTCGGCGTGGTGATCGGCAAGGAAGTGTTCGGCGGCACCGGCAAGAACTTCCTCAACCCGGCCCTGGTCGGCCGCGCCTTCCTGTTCTTCGCCTACCCGGCGCAGATCTCCGGCGACGGCGTGTGGACCGCGGTGGACGGCTTCGCCGGCGCCACCAGCCTGAGCCTGGCCGCCGCCGGCGGCGTCGAGGCGATCGCTAGCCAGGGCATCACCTGGATGGATGCCTTCCTCGGCTTCGAGCACGGCTCGATCGGCGAGACCAGCACCCTGGCCATCCTGCTCGGCGGCGCGGTGCTGCTGCTGACCAAGATCGCCGCCTGGCGCATCGTCGCCGGCGTGATGCTCGGCATGATCGCCACCAGCACCCTGTTCAACGTCATCGGCTCGGACACCAACCCGCTGTTCGCCATGCCCTGGTACTGGCACCTGGTGGTCGGCGGCTTCGCCTTCGCCATGGTGTTCATGGCCACCGACCCGGTCTCGGCGTCGATGACCAACACCGGCAAGTGGCTGTTCGGCGCGCTGATCGGCCTGATGGTGGTGCTGATCCGCGTGGTCAACCCGGCCTTCCCGGAAGGCATGATGCTGGCGATCCTGTTCGCCAACCTGTTTGCACCGCTGATCGACCACTTCGTCGTTCAGGCCAATATCAAGCGGAGGCTGGCACGCAATGTCTAGTCAAAAGGAATCCACCGTCCGCACCCTCATGGTGGCGCTGGTGGTCTGCCTGGTGTGCTCGGTGTTCGTCGCCGGCGCGGCCGTGGCACTGAAACCGACCCAGGTCGAGAACCGCCAGCTGGACAAGCAGCGCAGCATCCTGGCCATCGCCGGCCTGGGTGAGGCCGAGATGTCCGGCAAGCAGGTCAAGCAGCTGTTCGCCGAGCGCATCCGCGCCCGCGTGGTCGATCTGCAGACCGGCAAGTTCAGCGACGCCCAGGATGCGGCGACCTTCGATCCGCTCAAGGCGGCCAAGGATCCGAAGCTGTCCGACGCCCTCAGCGGCGCCCAGGACATCGCCTCGATCAAGCGCCGCGAGCGCTTCACCACCGTCTACCTGGTGGAGGCCGACGGCAAGCTGGAAACCCTGATCCTGCCGGTGCGCGGCTACGGCCTGTGGTCGACCCTGCACGGCTTCATGGCGGTCAAGGGCGACCTCAACACAGTGGCCGGCTTCGGCTTCTACCAGCACGCCGAGACCCCGGGTCTGGGCGGCGAGGTGGACAACCCGAAATGGAAGGCGCTGTGGCGGGGCAAGACCCTGTTCGACGAGCAGGGCCAGCCGAACATCGCCATCATCAAGGGCGGTGTCGATCCGCAGAGTCCGCAGGCCGGTCATCAGGTGGACGGCCTGGCAGGCGCGACCCTGACCAGCAAGGGCGTGCACAACCTGCTGCAGTTCTGGCTGGGCCGGGACGGCTTCGGTCCCTTCATTGCTAACCTGCGTGCCGGGGAGGCCTGATCATGTCCAAACCCACAATCAAGGAAGTCCTGCTCAACCCCATCGTCCACAACAACCCGATCGGTCTGCAGATCCTCGGCATCTGTTCGGCGCTGGCGGTGACCTCCAACCTGAAGACCGCGCTGGTGATGTCGATCGCCCTGACCCTGGTGACCGGCTTCTCCAACCTGTTCATCTCGCTGGTGCGCAGCCAGATCCCCAGCTCGATCCGCATGATCGTGCAGATGGTGATCATCGCCTCGCTGGTGATCGTGGTCGACCAGGTGCTCAAGGCCTATGCCTTCAGCCTGGCCAAGCAGTTGTCGGTGTTCGTCGGCCTGATCATCACCAACTGCATCGTGATGGGCCGCGCCGAAGCCTTCGCCATGGCCAACCCGCCGGTGCTGTCGTTCTTCGACGGCATCGGCAACGGCCTGGGCTACAGCGCCATGCTGATCATCCTCGGCGTGGTCCGCGAGCTGTTCGGCTCCGGCAAGCTGCTCGGCTTCGAGATCATCCCGGTGATCAACGACGGCGGCTGGTACCAGCCCAACGGCCTGCTGCTGCTGCCGCCCTCGGCGTTCTTCCTGATCGGCCTGATCATCTGGGGCCTGCGCACCTGGAAGACCGCCCAGGTCGAGAGGCCCAGCTACAAGATGGCTCCGCACGTTAGCAAGGAGGCCTACTGATGGAACACTACATCAGCCTGTTCGTGAAGGCCGTGTTCGTGGAGAACATGGCGCTGGCCTTCTTCCTCGGCATGTGTACCTTCATTGCCATTTCCAAGAAGGTGGAGACGGCGATCGGCCTCGGCATCGCCGTGGTGGTGGTGCAGACCATCACCGTGCCGGCCAACAACCTGCTGTACACCTACCTGCTCAAGGAAGGGGCGCTGGCCTGGGCCGGCCTGCCGGACGTCGATCTCAGCTTCCTCGGCCTGCTCAGCTACATCGGCGTGATCGCCGCCATCGTGCAGATCCTCGAGATGCTGCTGGACAAGTACGTGCCCTCGCTCTACAACGCGCTGGGCGTGTTCCTGCCGCTGATCACGGTGAACTGCGCGATCATGGCCGGCTCGCTGTTCATGGTCGAGCGTGACTACAACCTCTCGGAAAGCGTGGTCTACGGCCTGGGCTCGGGCTTCTCCTGGGCACTGGCGATCGCCGTGCTCGCCGGCGTGCGCGAGAAGCTCAAGTACAGCGACGTGCCCGCCGGCCTGCAGGGGCTGGGCATCACCTTCATCACCATCGGCCTGATGTCGCTGGGCTTCATGTCGTTCTCCGGCGTGCAGCTCTAAGGAAGGGAAGAACAGATGAACTATGAAATCTTCCTCGCCATCGGCATGTTCACCGCCATCGTGCTGGCGCTGGTGGTCATCATCCTGATGGCCCGCGCCAAGCTGGTGTCCAGCGGCGACGTGAACATTCTCATCAACGGCGAGCGCACCATCACCGTACCGGCCGGCGGCAAGCTGCTGCAGACCCTGGCCGCCAACAACATCTTCCTGTCCTCCGCCTGCGGCGGCGGCGGCACCTGCGCCCAGTGCAAGTGCATCGTCGAGTCGGGCGGCGGCGAGATGCTGCCGACCGAGGAGTCGCACTTCACCAAGCGCGAGGCCAAGGCCGGCTGGCGCCTGTCCTGCCAGACCCCGGTCAAGCAGGACATGCACATCGAGGTGCCGGAAGAAGTCTTCGGCGTGAAGAAGTGGGAATGCACGGTGGAGTCCAACCCCAACGTGGCCACCTTCATCAAGGAGCTGACCCTGCGCCTGCCGGACGGCGAGAGCGTGGACTTCCGCGCCGGCGGCTACGTACAGCTGGAGTGCCCGCCGCACGTGGTCAACTACAAGGACTTCGACATCCAGCCCGAGTACCGCGGCGACTGGGACAAGTTCAACATGTGGCGTTTCGTGTCGAAGGTGGACGAGCCGACCATTCGCGCCTACTCCATGGCGAACTACCCGGAAGAGAAGGGCATCGTCAAGTTCAACATCCGCATCGCCTCGCCGCCGCCGGGCAAGGACGACATCCCGCCGGGCAAGATGTCCTCCTACGTGTTCAACCTCAAGCCGGGCGACAAGATCACCGTGTACGGACCCTTCGGCGAGTTCTTCGCCAAGGACACCGACAACGAGATGGTGTTCATCGGTGGCGGCGCCGGCATGGCGCCGATGCGCTCGCACATCTTCGACCAGCTCAAGCGCCTGAAGTCCACGCGCAAGATGAGCTTCTGGTACGGCGCTCGCTCGATGCGCGAGGCGTTCTACGTCGAGGAGTACGACCAGCTGCAGGCCGAGAACCCGAACTTCCAGTGGCACCTGGCGCTGTCCGACCCGCAGCCCGAGGACAACTGGACCGGCCTGACCGGCTTCATCCACAACGTGCTCTACGAGAACTACCTGAAGGACCATCCGGCGCCCGAGGACTGCGAGTTCTACATGTGCGGTCCGCCGATGATGAACGCCGCGGTGATCAAGATGCTGCTCGACCTGGGCGTGGAGCGGGAGAACATCCTGCTCGACGACTTCGGCGGCTAGTGTCGATGTCGCTAGTGCGTCTCCTGCAGCCCGTCATCGCTGTCGCCTGTGCGGCAGCGCTGGCGGGCTGCCAGTTTTCCGATCCGCTGGAGTCGTTCGGCGGGCCGACCATGGGCAGCACCTATTCGGTCAAGTACGTGCGCGGCGACGGCGTCGCCGATGCGCAGGCCCTGCAGGCCGGGGTCGAGGCGATCCTCGCCGAGGTCGACCAGCAGATGTCCACCTACCGCGACGACTCGCTGATCGAGCAGTTCAACCGCGCGCCGGCCGGCACCTGCCAGGCCATGCCGGCAGACGTGCTGGAGCTGGTGCGCCTGGGCGAGGGCCTGTCGCTGCAGAGCGACGGCGCCTTCGACCTGACCATCGAGCCGCTGCTCAACCTGTGGGGCTTCGGGCCCCAGTCGCGCGGCGAGCAGGTGCCCAGTGCCGAGGCCATCGCCGAGGCGCGCCAGCGCGTCGGCCACCAGCACCTGCGCATCGACGGCGAGCAGCTGTGCAAGGACGCCAAGGTCCAGGTGGACTTCAACAGCGTCGCCGCCGGCCACGCGGTGGACCGCATCGCCGCCTGGCTGGAGCAGCAGGGCGTGGCCAGCTACCTGGTGGAGGCCACCGGCGAGCTCAAGGCGCGCGGGCGCAAGCCGGACGGCACGCCCTGGCGCATCGCCATCGAGGCGCCGCGCGACGACCAGCGGGTGGCACAGAAGGTGCTGGCCCTGGATGGCTACGGCGTGTCGACCTCGGGTGACTATCGCAACTACTTCGAGGAAAATGGCCGGCGCTACTCGCACACCCTCGACCCGCGCAGCGGTGCGCCGATCACCCACCGCCTGGCGGCGGTGACCGTGCTGCATCCCAAGGCCCTGCTGGCCGACGGCCTGTCCACCCTGCTGATGGTGCTCGGTCCGGAAGAGGGCGTACGCTGGGCGGAGCGGCAGGGCATCGCGGCCTTCTTCGTGACCCGCGAGGACGAAGGCTACGTGACCCACGCAACCAAGGCTTTTGACGCGCTGACGGCAGCGCAAGGGGAACGACCATGACCTGGTTACTGGTTTTTGCGCTCATGCTGCTGGTGGTGTTCGGCATGGCGATCGGCGTGATCATGGGCCGCAAGCCCATCGCCGGCTCCTGCGGCGGCATCGCCAACCTCGGCATCGAGAAGGACGAGTGCCCGATCTGCGGCGGCGATACCCAGAAATGCGAGGAAGCCAACAGCGAGGGTGACGGCAAGCCGGGCGCGGCCCAGGCTTACGACGCGACCCGCAGCAGATGACCCCGACGGGGCAGTGACGACACTGCCCCTTTTTTATTTCCCGCCCGCCAGCGGGCCGGCCTCAGGACCGGGCTCGCGCGGCGGCGGATGTGAGGCCCGCCCGAGGCGGGCTGCAGTTTGTCCCTGAAGGAGTAGTCGATGGCTGTCTACAACTATGACGTGGTGGTGCTGGGCTCGGGCCCGGCGGGCGAGGGCGCGGCGATGAGCGCCGCCAAGAACGGACGCAAGGTGGCGGTGGTGGATAGCCGCAAGCTGGTCGGTGGCAACTGCACCCACCTCGGCACCATTCCCTCCAAGGCCCTGCGTCACTCGGTGCGGCAGATCCTGCAGTTCAACACCAACCCGATGTTCCGCCAGATCGGCGAGCCGCGCTGGTTCTCCTTCCCCGACGTGCTGAAGAGCGCCGAGCTGGTCATCGACAAGCAGGTCGCCTCGCGCACCGGCTACTACGCGCGCAACCGCGTGGACGTGTTCACCGGCACCGCCAGCTTCGCCGATGCCAACACCATCGACGTGGTGACCCACAACGGCGTGGTGGAGAAGCTGGTCACCAAGCAGGTGGTGGTCGCCACCGGCTCGCGCCCCTACCGTCCGGCCGACGTCGACTTCAGTCACCCGCGCATCTACGACAGCGACACCATCCTCACCCTCAGCCACACTCCGCGGCGGATGATCATCTACGGAGCCGGAGTGATCGGCTGCGAGTACGCGTCGATCTTCAGCGGCTTGGGCGTGCTGGTCGACCTGATCGACAACCGCGACCAGTTGCTCAGCTTCCTCGACGACGAGATCTCCGATGCGCTGAGCTACCACCTGCGCAACAACAACGTGCTGATCCGCCACAACGAGGAGTACGAGCGCATCGAGGGCCTCGACCACGGCGTGGTGCTGCATCTGAAGTCCGGCAAGAAGATCAAGGCCGACGCCCTGCTGTGGTGCAACGGTCGCACCGGCAATACCGACAAGCTGGCCCTGGAAAACGTCGGCATCGAGGCCAACAGCCGCGGGCAGATCGCCGTCGACCAGCACTACCGCACCAGCGTGGCGAACATCTACGCCGCCGGCGACGTGATCGGCTGGCCGAGCCTGGCCAGCGCCGCCTACGACCAGGGCCGTTCGGCGGCCGGCAGCATCGTCGAGGACGACAGCTGGCACTTCATCAATGACGTGCCGACCGGCATCTACACCATCCCGGAGATCAGCTCGATCGGCAAGAACGAGCAGGAGCTGACCAAGGAGAAGATTCCCTACGAGGTGGGCAAGGCCTTCTTCAAGTCGATGGCGCGTGCGCAGATCTCCAACGAGCGCGTGGGCATGCTGAAGATCCTGTTCCATCGCGAGACCCTGCAGATCCTCGGCGTGCACTGCTTCGGCTACCAGGCCTCGGAGATCGTCCACATCGGTCAGGCGATCATGAACCAGAAGGGCGAGGCGAACACCATCAAGTACTTCATCAACACCACCTTCAACTACCCGACCATGGCCGAAGCCTATCGGGTGGCGGCGTTCGACGGCCTCAACCGGCTTTTTTGAGCGGCTCCGACCGGTGGCCTGAGCCGGTCGGAGACTGGCCGCTCAGCGATTCCCGAGGGTGGCGCTGGCCAAACCGGGAAAGTCTGTGATCAGGCTGTCCACGCCGAAGTCGGCGAGCCGGCGCATCAGCGCCGGCTCGTTGACCGTCCACACCGACACGTGCAGCCCCTGTTGCTGCGCCTTGCGCAACCGCTCGGGGCTGCACAGCGTCCAGTTCAGCGCCAGCAGGCCGCAGCCGTAGCGCTGCGCGACCTTCAGCGGATCCAGCCAGGCGTACTCGGCGACCAGGCCGCGGGCCAACTGCGGGGCCAGTTCCTGCAGGGCGCGCAGCACGGTGCGCGAGCTGCTGGTCACGGTGACCCGGTGGCCGAGGCCGAGCTCGCGGGTCAGTGCGGCGATCGCCTCCACGGTGCGTGCCGCACGCTCGCGCGAGGCGCTCTTGACCTCCAGCTGCCAGTGCTCGAAGTCGCAATGGGTGAACAGCGTGCGCAGGCGCGGGATCGGGCAGGGCTGCGGCCAGGCCGGACCGCCGACGCGGGCGTCCATGCGCTCCAGTTCGGCGGCGCTGTGCGCTGCCACCTTGCCGCGCTGGCCGGTGGTGCGCCTGAGCGTCGGGTCATGGATCACCATCAGTTCGCCATCGGCGGACAGGTGCAGGTCCAGCTCGCAGCGGGTCACGCCCTGCTCGAGGCAGCGCTGGAAGCTGGCGAGGGTGTTTTCCGGGGCTTCGCCCCGCGCGCCGCGATGGCCGTAGATGAGGGTCACGACTGCTCCTTGCGCAATCAGGCTGATGCAGCCTTCTAGCATGCCGCCGCCGCTTTGGGGAGAGGTCGGGGTCGCCGTCGGTGCGTGGCGACCGGCGTTGCGGTAGACTGCCGCCCGTCCGGCGAACTGCCGGCCGCCGGTGTGGTCTGTAGCGAGTTCCCGCCGCCGGCGTGACAAACGGACGTCTTCCCTTCGCCCGCAAGGCAACCCGAGCATGTTCAGACCCTTACCCGTATTCATCGGCATGCGCTACACGCGTGCCAAGCGCCGCAACCACTTCATCTCGTTCATTTCCC
This genomic window contains:
- a CDS encoding Na(+)-translocating NADH-quinone reductase subunit A; this encodes MIKIKRGLDLPITGAPAQRIEAARPVRSVALVGFDYHGMKPTMQVQVGDRVKLGQVLFSDKKTPGVNYTAPAAGVVSAIHRGEQRVLQSVVIDVDGDEQLTFASYPAGQLASLDAAQVRDNLQASGLWTALRSRPYSKVPAVDAVPSSIFVSAIDTNPLAADPAVIIGEHAADFESGLKVLARLAKVFLCKAEGVSLAGEGTAGVTTESFAGPHPAGLPGTHIHFLDPVSATKSVWTINYQDVIAVGKLFTSGRLWVERVVALAGPVVDKPRLVCTRLGASLQELTAGELQSGHNRVISGSVFGGRTSRGACAYLGRYHLQVSCLREGNDREMLHYLRAGVNKHSVLNVFVSKLMGDRKFPFSTTTNGSPRAMVPVGNYEEVMPLDILATQLLRYLIVGDTEMAQKLGCLELDEEDLALCSYVCAGKYEYGPILRDNLNRIEKEG
- a CDS encoding NADH:ubiquinone reductase (Na(+)-transporting) subunit B — protein: MGMRDFLDKIEHNFEKGGKYEKWYALYEAVDTFFYRPGSVTKTTAHVRDGIDLKRMMITVWLCTFPAMFFGMWNVGHQANLVFAQSPELLAAQDGWRFSLIGALAGFDPGSLWDCFIQGAAWFLPIYLVTFIVGGFWEVLFASIRRHEVNEGFFVTSVLFALILPPTIPLWQVALGISFGVVIGKEVFGGTGKNFLNPALVGRAFLFFAYPAQISGDGVWTAVDGFAGATSLSLAAAGGVEAIASQGITWMDAFLGFEHGSIGETSTLAILLGGAVLLLTKIAAWRIVAGVMLGMIATSTLFNVIGSDTNPLFAMPWYWHLVVGGFAFAMVFMATDPVSASMTNTGKWLFGALIGLMVVLIRVVNPAFPEGMMLAILFANLFAPLIDHFVVQANIKRRLARNV
- a CDS encoding Na(+)-translocating NADH-quinone reductase subunit C, with protein sequence MSSQKESTVRTLMVALVVCLVCSVFVAGAAVALKPTQVENRQLDKQRSILAIAGLGEAEMSGKQVKQLFAERIRARVVDLQTGKFSDAQDAATFDPLKAAKDPKLSDALSGAQDIASIKRRERFTTVYLVEADGKLETLILPVRGYGLWSTLHGFMAVKGDLNTVAGFGFYQHAETPGLGGEVDNPKWKALWRGKTLFDEQGQPNIAIIKGGVDPQSPQAGHQVDGLAGATLTSKGVHNLLQFWLGRDGFGPFIANLRAGEA
- a CDS encoding NADH:ubiquinone reductase (Na(+)-transporting) subunit D produces the protein MSKPTIKEVLLNPIVHNNPIGLQILGICSALAVTSNLKTALVMSIALTLVTGFSNLFISLVRSQIPSSIRMIVQMVIIASLVIVVDQVLKAYAFSLAKQLSVFVGLIITNCIVMGRAEAFAMANPPVLSFFDGIGNGLGYSAMLIILGVVRELFGSGKLLGFEIIPVINDGGWYQPNGLLLLPPSAFFLIGLIIWGLRTWKTAQVERPSYKMAPHVSKEAY
- the nqrE gene encoding NADH:ubiquinone reductase (Na(+)-transporting) subunit E codes for the protein MEHYISLFVKAVFVENMALAFFLGMCTFIAISKKVETAIGLGIAVVVVQTITVPANNLLYTYLLKEGALAWAGLPDVDLSFLGLLSYIGVIAAIVQILEMLLDKYVPSLYNALGVFLPLITVNCAIMAGSLFMVERDYNLSESVVYGLGSGFSWALAIAVLAGVREKLKYSDVPAGLQGLGITFITIGLMSLGFMSFSGVQL
- the nqrF gene encoding NADH:ubiquinone reductase (Na(+)-transporting) subunit F — translated: MNYEIFLAIGMFTAIVLALVVIILMARAKLVSSGDVNILINGERTITVPAGGKLLQTLAANNIFLSSACGGGGTCAQCKCIVESGGGEMLPTEESHFTKREAKAGWRLSCQTPVKQDMHIEVPEEVFGVKKWECTVESNPNVATFIKELTLRLPDGESVDFRAGGYVQLECPPHVVNYKDFDIQPEYRGDWDKFNMWRFVSKVDEPTIRAYSMANYPEEKGIVKFNIRIASPPPGKDDIPPGKMSSYVFNLKPGDKITVYGPFGEFFAKDTDNEMVFIGGGAGMAPMRSHIFDQLKRLKSTRKMSFWYGARSMREAFYVEEYDQLQAENPNFQWHLALSDPQPEDNWTGLTGFIHNVLYENYLKDHPAPEDCEFYMCGPPMMNAAVIKMLLDLGVERENILLDDFGG
- a CDS encoding FAD:protein FMN transferase, whose amino-acid sequence is MSLVRLLQPVIAVACAAALAGCQFSDPLESFGGPTMGSTYSVKYVRGDGVADAQALQAGVEAILAEVDQQMSTYRDDSLIEQFNRAPAGTCQAMPADVLELVRLGEGLSLQSDGAFDLTIEPLLNLWGFGPQSRGEQVPSAEAIAEARQRVGHQHLRIDGEQLCKDAKVQVDFNSVAAGHAVDRIAAWLEQQGVASYLVEATGELKARGRKPDGTPWRIAIEAPRDDQRVAQKVLALDGYGVSTSGDYRNYFEENGRRYSHTLDPRSGAPITHRLAAVTVLHPKALLADGLSTLLMVLGPEEGVRWAERQGIAAFFVTREDEGYVTHATKAFDALTAAQGERP
- the nqrM gene encoding (Na+)-NQR maturation NqrM, which translates into the protein MTWLLVFALMLLVVFGMAIGVIMGRKPIAGSCGGIANLGIEKDECPICGGDTQKCEEANSEGDGKPGAAQAYDATRSR
- the sthA gene encoding Si-specific NAD(P)(+) transhydrogenase, whose translation is MAVYNYDVVVLGSGPAGEGAAMSAAKNGRKVAVVDSRKLVGGNCTHLGTIPSKALRHSVRQILQFNTNPMFRQIGEPRWFSFPDVLKSAELVIDKQVASRTGYYARNRVDVFTGTASFADANTIDVVTHNGVVEKLVTKQVVVATGSRPYRPADVDFSHPRIYDSDTILTLSHTPRRMIIYGAGVIGCEYASIFSGLGVLVDLIDNRDQLLSFLDDEISDALSYHLRNNNVLIRHNEEYERIEGLDHGVVLHLKSGKKIKADALLWCNGRTGNTDKLALENVGIEANSRGQIAVDQHYRTSVANIYAAGDVIGWPSLASAAYDQGRSAAGSIVEDDSWHFINDVPTGIYTIPEISSIGKNEQELTKEKIPYEVGKAFFKSMARAQISNERVGMLKILFHRETLQILGVHCFGYQASEIVHIGQAIMNQKGEANTIKYFINTTFNYPTMAEAYRVAAFDGLNRLF
- a CDS encoding glycerophosphodiester phosphodiesterase, translated to MTLIYGHRGARGEAPENTLASFQRCLEQGVTRCELDLHLSADGELMVIHDPTLRRTTGQRGKVAAHSAAELERMDARVGGPAWPQPCPIPRLRTLFTHCDFEHWQLEVKSASRERAARTVEAIAALTRELGLGHRVTVTSSSRTVLRALQELAPQLARGLVAEYAWLDPLKVAQRYGCGLLALNWTLCSPERLRKAQQQGLHVSVWTVNEPALMRRLADFGVDSLITDFPGLASATLGNR